ATACTGGAGCCATGAAGTCGTTTGTAGCAGTCGTTCTTTTGATTTGCCTTTGGGCAGGTAAAGTTCACCTTCTGACTCAAGAAATTTAATAATAGcttcaaaaataacaaagatCGTGAAATCATTCCAGTTTTATGATTTGCACtagaatataaataaatgctatgtctttttgtgtttgttttcttttgggGAATTTGAATTGTATAGgtcaaaatttgaagaaaaacagTGAACTTGTAGGTCTAGATCAAGCGTGAGCAttttaagttttctttgaaCTCGTGTAAATATGTATACCCATTCACATACGTTGTTGTTGATATTTCAGTTGTAAATGCCAGCTATGATAATGCCCCCAAATACAGTGCCTTTGGTTATGCCGCCGCAAAGCTCACTGGCAGACACTGTCCTCCCGGATGGCTCCAGTACCACCAGAGCTGTTACTACTTCAGCAGAGACAGGCTGAGCTGGTGGCAGGCTTCGGTACTATTCATACTACATGAACTACATATAGATAATATTAGCAATTGACATTCAAAGTTCATTGTTTTTAGTTGAATATATCATTTGGTAAGGAATGATCCTTTACGGTGTAAAAACTTGAtgtgtttttacttttaaagtaaaaaaaaaaattcttctaatTCAGATGAAATGTGCCTCTATGGGAGGATTCCTGTGTAACATTGATGAAGCTCACGAGAACACTTACATCAGACATCATCTGTCTATGTACCAAGGTAAAATACCCACATAAGTTTAAAAAACCACTTGCTGTATACTCCTATCTAATTCGAGTTTATttccgtatt
This genomic window from Magallana gigas chromosome 5, xbMagGiga1.1, whole genome shotgun sequence contains:
- the LOC105319002 gene encoding perlucin-like protein, which encodes MKSFVAVVLLICLWAVVNASYDNAPKYSAFGYAAAKLTGRHCPPGWLQYHQSCYYFSRDRLSWWQASMKCASMGGFLCNIDEAHENTYIRHHLSMYQVSPGAWFGLNDCLYPNVHRWGWGFSNKRCHKFDWYAGEPVYHQKGDYNCGIFWSSYKYHWHVDSCTQRNYYVCEMKMGKPCKCQY